One genomic region from Deltaproteobacteria bacterium encodes:
- a CDS encoding thiazole biosynthesis protein yields the protein MAIDEVIISRAIIERFLQKFSASLEVDVAIVGGGPAGLVAAYYLARDGYRVSLFERKLSIGGGMWGGGMMFNEIVVQEEGKRVLDEFNIRTEWYEDGYYTADAVESTSTICSKTAQVGAKIFNLMSVEDVMVRHERVVGLVLNWTAVQMAGLHVDPLTVRSKYVIDATGHDTEVVKVIERKVDADLLTPTGGIMGEKSLWAEVAENKTLENTKEVFPGVVVAGMSANATFGAYRMGPIFGGMLLSGKKAAALIAERLEKER from the coding sequence ATGGCTATAGACGAGGTTATCATTTCCCGGGCCATCATCGAGAGATTTTTGCAAAAGTTCAGCGCCTCATTAGAGGTTGACGTAGCAATTGTCGGAGGAGGCCCGGCAGGGCTGGTAGCGGCGTACTACCTGGCCAGGGATGGCTATAGGGTCTCCCTCTTTGAACGGAAACTGAGCATCGGAGGGGGGATGTGGGGCGGGGGGATGATGTTCAATGAGATAGTGGTGCAGGAGGAGGGCAAGAGGGTCTTGGATGAGTTCAATATCAGGACTGAGTGGTACGAAGATGGCTATTACACGGCCGATGCCGTGGAGTCCACCTCGACCATCTGCTCCAAGACTGCCCAGGTGGGCGCAAAGATATTTAATCTGATGAGTGTAGAGGATGTAATGGTGCGCCATGAGAGGGTGGTCGGTCTGGTCTTGAACTGGACGGCGGTTCAGATGGCCGGACTCCATGTGGACCCTTTAACCGTCAGAAGTAAGTACGTAATCGATGCCACAGGGCACGATACAGAGGTGGTCAAGGTCATTGAGCGCAAGGTAGACGCCGATCTCCTTACCCCCACGGGAGGTATCATGGGGGAGAAGTCCCTCTGGGCGGAGGTGGCGGAGAACAAGACCTTGGAGAACACAAAAGAGGTCTTTCCCGGGGTAGTTGTGGCGGGAATGTCCGCCAACGCCACCTTCGGTGCCTACAGGATGGGGCCTATCTTCGGGGGGATGCTGCTGTCCGGAAAGAAGGCCGCCGCCTTGATTGCCGAAAGGCTCGAGAAGGAGCGATGA
- the thiD gene encoding bifunctional hydroxymethylpyrimidine kinase/phosphomethylpyrimidine kinase — protein MKRVLTIAGSDTGGGAGVQADLKTIAILGGHGMSVITALTAQDSLGVQSIYPVPLPFIEAQMDAIFSDMGVDGAKTGMLWDAEVVKLVAGKLAEYRMERLVVDPIMVAKDGSALLSEDGREALREGLLPRALLVTPNLPEAAALAGMEVRTVKGMKEAARRIRGFGVEAVLVKGGHLEGDPVDILFDGSGFTEFSSERTAVAEAHGTGCVLSAAIATELAKGASLQEAVQRGRSLTLMSIKAAFAVGKGRRFANPHAYLAKEGERYEVIRALKEAFARLKGEEGIEELIPEVSSNLGYALPFAQEKGDVAAFPGRIIRLKGTIATANAPEFGTSQHIASVILTVMRHDFSCRSAMNIRFSPPILQACQEGGLHILGFDRAEEPQEVRQQEGLSLAWGVGKVLAEAGEVPDVVYDEGGWGKESMIRVLGRDPGEVAQRVIEINRVLKGRRPSKLP, from the coding sequence ATGAAAAGGGTTTTGACCATCGCGGGCTCTGATACAGGGGGCGGTGCCGGGGTCCAAGCAGACCTGAAGACCATCGCCATCTTAGGAGGACATGGGATGAGCGTGATCACCGCCCTCACCGCCCAGGACAGCTTGGGAGTTCAATCAATATATCCGGTACCCCTCCCCTTTATCGAGGCGCAGATGGATGCCATCTTTTCCGATATGGGGGTCGACGGCGCAAAGACGGGGATGCTCTGGGATGCCGAGGTGGTGAAACTGGTGGCGGGAAAATTGGCCGAATATCGGATGGAGAGGCTGGTAGTTGACCCCATTATGGTGGCCAAGGATGGCAGCGCCCTCTTGAGTGAGGATGGACGGGAGGCGTTGAGGGAGGGATTGCTCCCCAGGGCCCTTTTGGTGACCCCCAACCTCCCCGAGGCCGCAGCGCTGGCAGGCATGGAGGTGAGGACAGTAAAGGGGATGAAGGAGGCTGCCCGCCGGATCCGCGGATTTGGTGTCGAGGCCGTCCTGGTGAAGGGAGGGCATCTGGAGGGAGACCCGGTGGACATCCTCTTTGATGGGTCAGGATTCACGGAATTCAGCTCGGAGAGGACGGCTGTGGCTGAAGCCCATGGGACGGGGTGTGTGCTTTCTGCGGCCATCGCCACGGAGTTGGCCAAAGGGGCCTCTCTACAGGAGGCCGTGCAGCGGGGTAGATCTTTGACCCTCATGAGTATCAAGGCGGCCTTTGCAGTCGGGAAAGGGAGGAGGTTCGCCAATCCGCATGCCTATCTTGCCAAGGAAGGGGAGAGGTACGAAGTGATCAGGGCCTTAAAGGAGGCCTTTGCCCGGTTGAAAGGTGAGGAGGGGATAGAAGAGCTCATCCCCGAGGTCTCTTCCAATCTCGGCTATGCCCTTCCCTTTGCCCAAGAAAAAGGGGACGTGGCTGCCTTTCCCGGTAGGATAATCCGGTTAAAAGGTACCATTGCGACGGCTAACGCCCCTGAATTTGGCACTTCCCAGCATATCGCCTCCGTCATCCTGACCGTCATGAGGCATGATTTCTCCTGCCGCTCAGCCATGAACATAAGGTTCTCCCCCCCTATTCTGCAGGCCTGTCAAGAAGGGGGGCTGCATATCCTCGGTTTCGACCGGGCGGAGGAGCCGCAGGAGGTCAGGCAGCAGGAGGGGCTTTCGCTGGCGTGGGGTGTGGGGAAGGTCTTGGCCGAGGCAGGGGAGGTGCCGGATGTGGTCTATGATGAGGGGGGGTGGGGGAAGGAGTCCATGATCAGGGTCCTGGGCAGAGACCCAGGGGAGGTAGCCCAGAGGGTCATTGAGATAAATAGGGTTTTGAAGGGGCGACGCCCCTCAAAACTCCCATGA
- the bioD gene encoding dethiobiotin synthase — MREGIVVTGTDTGVGKTIIAAGLVTSLQDQGIDVGVMKPLESGAPSFESALIPRDALYLKEVSGVRDDLALINPYCFKDPLAPGVAAQREGVEIDLHRIEGLYRELKGRHAFMVIEGVGGLLVPVAKGTLLPQLIKLLDLPLLLVARSSLGTINHSLLSLFYCAQEGLDVVGLIMNKATPDMDPSEASNPQVISQFTEVPLLGSFPYLKDYAGVKGNRDFLAQIFTQHIDVGGLLNRLGLA, encoded by the coding sequence ATGAGGGAGGGGATTGTGGTCACAGGGACCGATACAGGGGTGGGAAAGACCATCATCGCCGCCGGCCTAGTGACCTCCCTGCAGGATCAAGGGATAGATGTGGGTGTGATGAAACCCCTGGAAAGCGGCGCCCCCTCCTTTGAGTCCGCCCTTATCCCCAGAGATGCCCTCTATCTGAAGGAGGTATCCGGTGTCAGGGACGACCTAGCCCTGATCAACCCCTATTGTTTTAAGGACCCGCTTGCCCCAGGGGTGGCTGCCCAGAGGGAGGGGGTGGAGATAGATCTGCACAGGATAGAGGGGCTCTACAGGGAACTGAAGGGCCGTCACGCATTCATGGTAATAGAGGGGGTGGGGGGACTGCTGGTCCCTGTCGCCAAGGGGACCCTTCTACCCCAGCTCATCAAGCTGTTGGATCTTCCCCTCCTCTTGGTGGCCAGGTCCTCCTTGGGGACTATCAACCATAGCCTCTTGTCCCTCTTTTACTGTGCCCAGGAAGGCCTCGATGTGGTAGGCCTGATCATGAACAAGGCAACCCCGGATATGGACCCTTCTGAGGCCAGCAACCCCCAGGTCATCTCCCAATTCACCGAGGTCCCCCTTCTGGGGTCCTTTCCCTACCTGAAGGACTATGCAGGTGTGAAGGGGAACAGGGATTTCCTCGCCCAGATATTCACCCAGCATATAGATGTGGGAGGTCTCCTAAATCGGTTGGGCCTTGCCTGA
- the thiC gene encoding phosphomethylpyrimidine synthase ThiC has translation MIETQFAKARKGEVTPEIEEVAREEGMELQALMGWVAEGKVVIPANRAHRGLRPKGIGEGLTVKVNANIGTSSDHADPAEELQKLELAMEAGADTVMDLSTGGDIDYIRRLILERSPLPVGTVPIYQAAIEVAERKGGIVFMTPDDIFDVIERHAKDGVDFITVHCGVTLNALERLKAQRRITDIVSRGGAFLTTWMIYNEQENPLYEHFDRLLEIAKRYDVTLSLGDGLRPGCLADATDRPQIQELLLLGELTERAWEAEVQVMIEGPGHVPLDQIETNVVLEKKLCKGAPFYVLGPLVTDIAPGYDHIVCAIGGALAAYYGADFLCYVTPAEHLKLPSPEDVREGVIATRIAAHAADVARGRKGAMERDEEISRGRKALDWERQISLSIDPEKARRYREQSRPQMDEVCTMCGKFCAIKMVREFFRKGE, from the coding sequence ATGATAGAGACTCAGTTCGCTAAGGCAAGGAAAGGGGAGGTTACCCCTGAAATAGAGGAGGTGGCCCGTGAGGAGGGGATGGAACTTCAGGCGCTCATGGGGTGGGTGGCCGAAGGGAAGGTGGTCATCCCCGCCAACAGGGCCCACCGAGGGCTTCGACCCAAGGGGATTGGGGAGGGATTGACTGTCAAGGTAAACGCCAACATCGGGACATCCTCAGACCACGCCGATCCCGCAGAAGAGCTTCAGAAACTGGAGCTGGCAATGGAGGCCGGTGCCGACACCGTCATGGACCTGAGTACAGGGGGAGATATTGATTACATCCGGAGGCTCATCCTGGAGAGGTCACCCCTGCCGGTGGGAACGGTCCCCATCTACCAGGCCGCCATTGAGGTGGCAGAACGCAAGGGCGGGATTGTCTTTATGACCCCTGACGACATCTTCGACGTCATCGAGAGACATGCCAAGGACGGGGTGGATTTTATCACTGTCCACTGTGGGGTTACCCTGAACGCTTTGGAGAGGCTCAAGGCCCAGCGGAGGATAACGGATATCGTCAGCAGGGGAGGGGCCTTTCTTACCACGTGGATGATCTATAATGAGCAAGAAAACCCCCTTTATGAACACTTCGATCGTCTCTTGGAGATAGCCAAAAGGTATGATGTGACCCTGAGCCTCGGGGATGGGCTTCGGCCTGGCTGCCTCGCCGATGCCACTGACCGCCCCCAGATCCAAGAGCTCCTCTTGCTGGGGGAACTAACCGAGAGGGCCTGGGAGGCGGAGGTGCAGGTGATGATAGAGGGGCCTGGCCACGTCCCCCTGGATCAGATCGAGACCAATGTCGTTTTGGAGAAGAAGTTGTGCAAGGGTGCCCCCTTTTATGTCCTGGGGCCACTGGTGACCGACATCGCCCCTGGTTACGATCATATCGTGTGTGCCATTGGGGGGGCCCTGGCCGCCTATTATGGGGCGGACTTCCTCTGTTATGTGACCCCGGCCGAACATCTAAAGCTCCCATCACCTGAGGATGTCCGGGAGGGGGTGATCGCCACACGTATAGCAGCCCATGCCGCCGATGTTGCCCGTGGCCGCAAGGGGGCAATGGAAAGGGATGAGGAGATCTCCCGTGGTAGAAAGGCCCTCGATTGGGAGCGGCAGATCAGCTTGTCCATCGATCCTGAAAAGGCCAGGAGGTACCGGGAACAAAGCAGGCCCCAAATGGATGAAGTCTGCACGATGTGTGGCAAGTTCTGCGCCATTAAGATGGTGAGGGAGTTTTTCCGCAAGGGTGAGTGA